In the Longimicrobiales bacterium genome, one interval contains:
- a CDS encoding DegV family protein, with protein MQIRYLDGPRLRRSLIAACDYAQRFRGELNRINVFPVPDGDTGTNLALTVQSIADHLRNHRARSVSVVASEAAQAAVLGARGNCGMMLSHFLLGFAEDLEGYDRVETARFGQALDAGARNLYDALEKPVEGTILTVIRDTADAAGESGAPDFVPLLELLVERARDSLANTPELLPVLKRAGVVDAGAKGFVSLLEGVLLLVNGDPIVAALASGTPAGDEGVAGIDYPEDEEQFRFCTEALVRGEDLPTQNEVRAVLRDMGDSLIVIRSADILKVHVHTDAPDGVFDYLRGLGELVTHKAEDMRAQHETVQRAARGHIQLARRPMAIVTDSACDLSEEHVRAHGIHVTPLVLVDGDKMYRDGIDITADEFHSMLAEQEALPTTSQPAPADFIDSYARAAEEGESILGVLASSTLSGTFASGEAAAWRFDSTRVHLVDSKGASLLEGLMVLKACELAELAWEPEDIVEELDRVRRQSGILFTVQTFERLIRSGRVGRGRALLGRFLGIKPILGLDQEGRVAPVGKAWGKGRAKGELMRLLRDRIPAGTKNVRFGVVHVGIPEVVPPITKQLRECFGEHTEVLSAPATPVIATHLGIGAWGVAYLVEDD; from the coding sequence ATGCAAATCCGATACCTGGATGGTCCCCGCCTTAGGCGATCCCTAATCGCGGCCTGCGATTACGCGCAGCGCTTCCGCGGCGAGTTGAACCGTATCAACGTATTTCCGGTTCCGGACGGAGATACGGGAACGAACCTGGCATTGACGGTCCAGTCCATTGCGGACCACCTGAGGAACCACCGAGCACGCTCCGTTTCGGTCGTGGCGAGTGAAGCCGCTCAGGCCGCCGTACTCGGAGCCAGGGGCAATTGCGGGATGATGCTCTCCCACTTCCTCCTGGGCTTTGCCGAGGACCTGGAGGGCTACGATCGAGTCGAAACCGCGCGATTCGGCCAGGCGTTGGACGCTGGCGCGAGGAACCTCTATGACGCTTTGGAGAAACCGGTAGAAGGGACCATCCTCACGGTCATCCGTGACACAGCGGATGCCGCGGGGGAGTCAGGGGCTCCTGACTTCGTACCGCTTCTTGAGCTTCTCGTCGAGCGGGCGCGGGACTCACTCGCGAATACCCCGGAGTTGCTCCCGGTCCTAAAGAGGGCCGGGGTCGTAGATGCCGGCGCCAAGGGCTTCGTGAGCTTGCTCGAAGGGGTGCTCCTTCTCGTGAACGGAGATCCGATTGTCGCCGCCTTGGCCTCTGGCACTCCGGCCGGGGACGAAGGAGTGGCCGGCATCGATTATCCGGAGGACGAGGAGCAGTTCCGCTTCTGTACCGAGGCGCTTGTTCGAGGAGAAGACCTTCCCACTCAGAACGAGGTACGCGCCGTTCTTCGTGATATGGGCGATTCTCTCATCGTGATCCGTTCCGCAGATATCCTGAAGGTCCATGTCCACACGGACGCACCGGACGGAGTCTTTGACTACCTGCGTGGCCTCGGCGAACTGGTAACGCACAAGGCTGAGGACATGCGAGCCCAGCACGAAACTGTCCAGAGAGCTGCGCGGGGTCATATCCAGTTGGCCCGCCGGCCGATGGCGATCGTCACAGACTCCGCATGCGATTTGTCAGAAGAGCACGTCCGGGCACACGGAATTCACGTGACGCCCCTTGTTCTTGTGGACGGCGACAAGATGTATCGAGATGGGATCGATATCACGGCCGATGAGTTCCACAGCATGTTGGCCGAACAGGAGGCACTCCCGACTACGAGTCAGCCGGCCCCGGCCGACTTCATCGATTCGTACGCACGGGCCGCCGAGGAGGGTGAGTCCATCTTGGGTGTGCTGGCTTCTTCGACTCTCTCGGGGACCTTTGCCTCGGGAGAAGCGGCGGCGTGGCGCTTCGACAGTACCCGTGTGCATTTGGTCGACTCGAAAGGGGCGTCGCTTCTCGAGGGACTCATGGTCCTCAAAGCCTGCGAACTGGCGGAGTTGGCTTGGGAGCCGGAGGACATCGTTGAGGAGTTGGATCGGGTGCGCCGCCAGTCGGGGATCCTGTTTACAGTGCAGACGTTCGAGCGACTGATTCGGTCTGGACGGGTGGGCCGAGGCCGAGCTCTACTGGGGCGCTTCCTGGGCATCAAACCGATTCTGGGACTCGACCAAGAGGGACGGGTGGCACCCGTAGGGAAGGCGTGGGGGAAGGGTCGGGCCAAGGGCGAACTCATGCGGCTCCTGAGGGACAGGATTCCTGCCGGAACGAAAAATGTTCGCTTTGGCGTCGTGCATGTGGGGATTCCAGAGGTCGTCCCGCCTATCACCAAGCAGCTGCGTGAGTGTTTCGGAGAGCACACTGAAGTGCTGTCGGCTCCGGCGACGCCGGTGATCGCTACGCATTTGGGGATCGGTGCGTGGGGCGTGGCTTACCTCGTTGAGGACGACTAG
- a CDS encoding response regulator, with the protein MDQAPMIQHWLVPVVREAGLEGADQLNIGSDTDLVAVWDTVAMRTGLSAEHLTELVAAHYRLEVADLDSADAHASRLIPGVVARKLNVVPLQYGDRSIMVATADPVSLAAEREIGSIAARTVQFVVAPPSELSALVRTVYPDEGKLRHEIPPLTLEAKGGPHILVVDDDASMRLLMRTMLETADFRVSEASDGPEALELLAGSDPFALVTLDLQMKEMHGLEVLQRIRSRVATASLPVVVATGSEDPAIEMQLFEAGADDFVVKPADAPRFLLRIQAVLRRRSANPLAGLS; encoded by the coding sequence TTGGATCAGGCGCCAATGATTCAACACTGGCTCGTACCCGTCGTACGAGAGGCCGGCCTCGAAGGCGCGGACCAACTGAACATCGGTTCAGATACCGACCTGGTCGCGGTTTGGGACACGGTCGCCATGCGAACCGGACTCTCCGCGGAGCATCTTACGGAGCTCGTCGCGGCCCACTATCGGCTCGAGGTCGCAGATCTCGACAGCGCCGACGCTCACGCCTCTCGACTGATTCCCGGCGTGGTGGCCCGCAAGCTCAACGTGGTCCCGCTTCAATACGGCGATCGGAGTATCATGGTGGCTACGGCGGACCCGGTCAGCCTGGCCGCCGAGCGAGAGATCGGGAGCATCGCAGCCAGGACGGTCCAATTCGTGGTGGCGCCGCCGTCGGAGCTGAGTGCTCTGGTCCGAACGGTCTATCCGGACGAGGGCAAACTCCGACACGAGATTCCACCCCTCACCCTCGAGGCCAAAGGCGGACCCCACATTCTGGTGGTTGATGACGATGCGTCCATGCGACTGCTCATGCGAACGATGCTCGAGACAGCCGACTTCCGCGTATCGGAAGCGTCCGACGGTCCCGAAGCGCTAGAGCTACTTGCGGGGAGCGACCCGTTCGCTCTGGTCACCCTAGACCTGCAGATGAAGGAGATGCACGGACTCGAGGTCCTGCAGCGGATCCGCTCGCGGGTCGCGACTGCGTCGCTGCCCGTAGTCGTCGCCACGGGGTCGGAGGATCCTGCGATAGAGATGCAACTCTTCGAAGCTGGAGCCGACGATTTTGTGGTAAAACCGGCCGACGCGCCGCGTTTCCTACTTCGCATTCAGGCGGTCCTTCGCCGGCGCAGTGCCAATCCACTCGCTGGCCTGTCCTAG
- a CDS encoding asparaginase domain-containing protein yields the protein MAHGNDEVGADQASRSRRLGPIRLFVTGGTFDKEYDELHGTLDFRGTHLKQMLELGRSRLDVKVRTLMLVDSLDMTDADRDLIASSCSDAPEPHIVITHGTDTMVDTARILAERVRDKTIVLTGAMIPIAFGSSDGLFNLGGALSVSQVLPPGVYVAMNGRVFDWDNVRKNHDTGVFEALR from the coding sequence GTGGCACACGGGAACGACGAAGTCGGGGCCGATCAGGCTTCTCGGAGCCGTAGGCTCGGACCCATTCGGTTGTTTGTAACCGGCGGGACGTTCGACAAGGAGTACGATGAGCTTCACGGCACACTCGACTTCCGTGGTACGCATCTGAAGCAGATGCTCGAGCTGGGTCGGAGTCGCCTGGACGTGAAGGTCCGGACGCTGATGCTGGTCGACTCGCTCGACATGACAGACGCCGATCGCGACCTCATCGCGAGCAGCTGCTCAGATGCTCCCGAGCCCCACATCGTCATCACTCATGGCACAGACACCATGGTGGATACCGCGCGCATCCTGGCTGAGCGAGTGCGGGACAAGACCATCGTTCTCACCGGGGCGATGATCCCGATCGCGTTCGGTTCCTCGGATGGCCTGTTCAACCTTGGCGGGGCGTTGTCCGTCTCACAGGTACTTCCGCCCGGAGTGTACGTGGCCATGAACGGTCGGGTTTTCGACTGGGACAACGTCCGAAAGAACCACGACACCGGAGTGTTTGAAGCCCTTCGGTGA
- a CDS encoding NAD-dependent succinate-semialdehyde dehydrogenase: MNFEAINPATGDLISTHEPHTAAHAMDAVGRAHAAHMEWRSKSVQDRTTPLLVLAGMLRARADEFGRLMTLEMGKPLSQGIAEAEKCATVCEYYAENGPAALSPVTAHTDASKSYWTHQPLGVVLGIMPWNFPFWQVVRFAAPTLTAGNAVLLKHAPSVPGCALALEELFSAAGYPDGLFANVFTDIQTTGTVIDDRRIRAVSLTGSVRAGQSVASRAGAAIKKCVLELGGSDPSVVLADADLELTVASCALGRLINTGQSCVAAKRFVVVESIREDFEKRLVATMSKTVMGDPLRDDTDIGPMARLDLRDALHDQVLRSVASGARLVLGGTVPDQPGAWYPPTILADVRPGMAAYSEELFGPVASIVPAADEADAVRIANDTSFGLGASIYTTDVARGEQIAAEQLDAGNCFVNGIVKSDPGLPFGGTKQSGYGRELSPLGILEFTNTKTVWVK; encoded by the coding sequence ATGAACTTCGAAGCTATCAATCCCGCCACTGGGGACTTGATCTCAACACACGAGCCTCACACGGCCGCTCACGCTATGGACGCCGTCGGGAGAGCACACGCGGCGCACATGGAGTGGCGGTCTAAGTCGGTGCAGGACCGCACGACCCCACTCCTGGTTCTTGCCGGGATGCTGCGCGCCCGAGCGGACGAATTCGGCCGGCTCATGACGTTGGAAATGGGAAAACCCCTCAGCCAGGGAATCGCTGAGGCGGAAAAGTGCGCCACGGTGTGTGAGTACTACGCCGAGAACGGACCGGCGGCTCTCTCCCCGGTGACTGCACACACAGACGCGAGCAAGAGCTACTGGACGCATCAACCCCTAGGAGTCGTCCTCGGCATCATGCCCTGGAACTTCCCGTTCTGGCAGGTGGTGCGTTTTGCAGCCCCGACGCTGACCGCGGGCAACGCGGTCCTACTCAAGCATGCCCCGAGCGTACCGGGCTGTGCATTGGCTCTCGAGGAGCTGTTCTCAGCAGCTGGATATCCGGATGGGCTCTTCGCGAACGTCTTTACCGACATCCAGACGACCGGCACCGTCATCGACGACCGGCGGATCCGTGCCGTCAGCCTGACGGGCAGCGTGCGCGCCGGACAGTCAGTCGCGTCCAGGGCCGGTGCAGCCATTAAGAAATGTGTCCTCGAGTTGGGCGGAAGCGACCCCTCGGTCGTGTTGGCGGACGCAGACCTGGAGCTGACCGTAGCCAGTTGCGCACTCGGTCGTTTGATCAACACCGGCCAGAGCTGCGTCGCGGCCAAACGGTTCGTGGTGGTGGAGTCCATCCGGGAAGACTTCGAGAAGAGACTCGTCGCAACCATGTCGAAAACCGTCATGGGCGATCCGCTCCGAGACGACACGGACATCGGCCCCATGGCGCGGCTCGATCTTCGAGACGCCCTCCACGACCAGGTCCTTCGGTCCGTGGCGTCCGGAGCCAGACTGGTCTTGGGGGGCACGGTTCCGGACCAGCCAGGAGCGTGGTATCCGCCGACGATTCTGGCAGACGTTCGCCCGGGTATGGCAGCGTACTCCGAGGAACTCTTCGGGCCGGTGGCTTCGATCGTTCCAGCCGCAGACGAAGCCGATGCCGTCCGTATCGCAAACGACACGTCATTCGGACTCGGCGCCTCCATCTACACGACGGACGTCGCTCGCGGGGAGCAGATCGCCGCCGAACAACTGGACGCGGGCAACTGCTTCGTGAACGGGATCGTGAAGTCAGACCCCGGGCTACCCTTCGGTGGCACCAAACAAAGCGGATACGGCCGGGAGCTGTCTCCCCTCGGCATCCTCGAGTTCACCAACACTAAAACAGTGTGGGTGAAGTAG
- the thyX gene encoding FAD-dependent thymidylate synthase, with the protein METKRPTSPAAEEILGGYFPALDHGFVSLVDYMGSDEDVERAARVSYGYGTRKVSATRGLIRYLRRHRHTTPSEMVEFKFHCAMPMFVARQWIRHRTASVNEYSGRYSLMPLLFYMPEREHFALQSKENNQGRDADASDELYQEAVQRWDRLREDAAGGYTWMVGEDVAREVARIDLPLSTYTQWYWKIDLHNLLHFLSLRADPHAQWEIQVFAQIIAGMVKRVAPLSYEAWVDYDLVGQPMSRGELAALSQLVEASDDGLAAKSGAHLSAEQLAEAGLSGREAHELIEKLKTPGRPDFELDMSTMRSAEDVAKEMLEAVPDAPK; encoded by the coding sequence ATGGAAACGAAGAGGCCCACAAGCCCAGCAGCTGAGGAAATCCTCGGTGGCTATTTTCCCGCGCTCGATCACGGATTCGTCTCGCTGGTCGACTACATGGGATCAGACGAAGACGTAGAGCGGGCAGCGCGCGTCAGCTACGGATATGGCACCCGGAAGGTGTCCGCGACCCGAGGCCTGATCCGGTATCTACGCCGGCATCGGCACACGACGCCCTCTGAGATGGTCGAGTTCAAGTTCCATTGTGCGATGCCGATGTTCGTGGCGCGTCAGTGGATCCGGCACCGCACGGCTTCCGTGAACGAGTACAGCGGGCGATACAGTCTGATGCCGCTTCTCTTCTACATGCCGGAGCGCGAGCACTTTGCGCTTCAGAGTAAGGAGAACAATCAGGGCCGTGACGCGGACGCATCCGACGAACTGTATCAGGAAGCGGTCCAGCGTTGGGACCGGCTCAGAGAGGACGCTGCGGGTGGGTACACGTGGATGGTCGGTGAGGACGTCGCTCGCGAGGTCGCTCGGATTGATCTTCCGCTTTCGACCTATACCCAGTGGTATTGGAAGATCGACTTACACAACCTGCTGCACTTCTTGTCGCTCCGGGCCGATCCCCATGCTCAATGGGAGATCCAGGTCTTCGCCCAGATTATTGCCGGAATGGTGAAACGTGTGGCCCCATTGTCCTACGAGGCTTGGGTCGACTACGACTTGGTTGGACAGCCCATGAGCCGCGGAGAGCTCGCCGCGTTATCTCAACTCGTCGAGGCGAGTGACGACGGACTCGCAGCGAAGTCGGGTGCCCACCTGAGCGCTGAACAGCTAGCAGAAGCGGGCCTGTCCGGCCGGGAAGCCCACGAACTCATCGAGAAGCTCAAGACGCCCGGGCGGCCGGACTTTGAGCTCGACATGTCGACCATGCGGTCTGCCGAGGACGTTGCCAAAGAGATGTTGGAGGCAGTGCCGGACGCGCCGAAGTAA
- a CDS encoding PAS domain S-box protein, which yields MVEIAGELVANPEVRALDPEQCLAALTPVVEALPHVTNLVVNRVNGPLVCSAVPLPDDLSQDNSDRPWVQAAIESGTYTIAAPAPGPISPFLLTSITVPIRGDEDEITGTLSVPLGIAHLQALVEIPLPEGALLTITDTTYTVIARSIDPEEWVSRKLPLDDPDERSDISLLTGYNTTESADGVRRLFGYTAIEGTPWIVWAGLPTSIIYGPTISGLYPKLGLAALTLMFVFVFARIINRQIQTSLSGLSEQMKAVEPSLDAVLTESGPSEIADVARQYNALLQGRRRAEAHAAASADLSVLVMRSTNDAFWDWDLGTNQIECNPRFFEMFGGVASQPEEAMVFWANRVHPEDIEQVRARIEEALASKTEHWTSAYRMRRADGEWAEISDRCYVVNDPDGAPVRLVGEIMDVTEARSAQRQIEKVKERYQSILQNAAFGIYVASMDGQILDTNPAFLKLLGADKATALTWTDRDFYVEPADRDRHVERSLTGGASHPIETQWQTPNGRRLYMRLFISSFVEASGDIAIEVIAEDLTERRRLDGQFRKAQRMEAMGQVAGGVAHDFNNRLTVIQGRGEMIRSEVEHDPDLTEGINAILESAARAAELTRGLLAVSRKQMYRPQVISLNELVDTLNPGLKTILGERFALEVSQEDELPSVSADPGHLQQVLENLIVNARDAQTDGGTVFLKTSARSVSVDEASEVPGLRAGSYVALSITDQGPGIPPEVLNRVFEPFFTTKPMGIGTGMGLAAVYGLAKQNDAFVSIDTELGRGTTVTLLVPEEGSDPIKVGAIGQTEVPRGDGSRVLVVEDEEGVRVVVVRTLQVLGYDVLETENADAALDLPDEALASLSALVTDVIMPGMQGPELADALRLRFPDLPTLFISGYQDQSGAFDFEPGSGLAFLAKPFTPQELGFALADLLRSLPVSSD from the coding sequence GTGGTCGAGATCGCGGGCGAACTCGTCGCGAATCCCGAAGTGCGAGCGCTCGACCCTGAGCAATGCCTCGCGGCGTTGACCCCGGTCGTGGAAGCCCTTCCGCACGTGACCAATCTGGTCGTGAACCGGGTCAACGGGCCTCTCGTGTGTTCGGCGGTGCCTCTTCCGGACGACCTCAGTCAGGACAACTCGGACCGTCCCTGGGTACAGGCAGCGATCGAATCGGGCACCTACACTATCGCCGCACCCGCCCCGGGGCCGATTTCCCCGTTCCTGCTCACTTCTATCACGGTTCCGATTCGTGGCGACGAAGATGAGATCACCGGCACCCTAAGCGTCCCACTGGGGATCGCCCATCTTCAGGCACTCGTGGAGATTCCGTTGCCTGAGGGAGCCCTGCTGACGATTACAGATACTACGTACACGGTCATCGCCCGGTCCATCGACCCAGAGGAGTGGGTCAGCAGAAAGCTCCCCCTCGACGACCCGGACGAGCGCTCGGACATCTCCCTACTCACTGGCTACAACACGACCGAAAGCGCCGACGGTGTGCGCCGCCTCTTCGGGTATACAGCGATCGAAGGAACTCCCTGGATCGTGTGGGCCGGTCTCCCGACGTCCATCATCTACGGCCCCACGATCTCGGGCCTGTATCCGAAGCTGGGCCTGGCCGCGCTCACGCTGATGTTCGTGTTCGTCTTCGCGCGCATCATCAACCGGCAAATCCAAACCTCGCTCTCTGGACTAAGCGAGCAGATGAAGGCGGTCGAACCCAGTCTGGATGCCGTCCTGACGGAGTCGGGCCCGTCTGAAATCGCCGACGTAGCACGGCAATACAACGCCCTCCTCCAAGGCAGGCGGCGAGCGGAGGCGCACGCCGCTGCAAGCGCCGACCTCAGCGTCTTGGTCATGCGTTCGACCAACGACGCTTTTTGGGATTGGGACTTGGGCACCAATCAGATCGAATGCAACCCACGCTTCTTCGAGATGTTCGGAGGCGTCGCTTCCCAGCCCGAGGAGGCGATGGTGTTCTGGGCGAACCGAGTGCACCCGGAAGACATAGAGCAGGTGCGTGCCCGCATAGAGGAGGCCCTCGCATCCAAAACCGAGCACTGGACATCTGCGTACCGAATGCGCCGTGCAGATGGCGAATGGGCCGAAATCTCCGACCGCTGTTACGTGGTAAACGATCCGGACGGAGCACCTGTGCGGTTGGTCGGAGAGATTATGGACGTGACCGAAGCTCGTTCCGCGCAGCGCCAAATAGAGAAGGTCAAAGAGCGGTATCAGTCCATTTTACAAAATGCCGCATTCGGCATTTATGTCGCCTCGATGGACGGACAGATACTCGATACGAATCCAGCCTTCCTAAAGCTGCTCGGCGCTGACAAGGCCACTGCCCTGACTTGGACCGACCGCGATTTCTATGTGGAGCCGGCCGACCGAGACCGCCACGTAGAGAGGTCCCTCACCGGCGGTGCATCCCACCCGATTGAGACTCAGTGGCAGACGCCGAATGGCAGGCGCCTCTATATGCGTTTGTTCATCAGCAGCTTCGTCGAAGCCAGTGGCGACATCGCCATCGAGGTCATAGCCGAAGATCTCACGGAACGCCGCCGACTCGATGGGCAATTCAGGAAAGCCCAGAGAATGGAAGCTATGGGGCAAGTGGCTGGGGGCGTCGCGCACGACTTCAATAACCGCCTCACGGTGATTCAAGGGCGTGGAGAAATGATCCGCAGCGAGGTTGAGCACGACCCCGACCTCACGGAAGGCATCAATGCGATTCTCGAGTCGGCAGCGCGCGCCGCAGAACTGACACGTGGCCTCTTGGCCGTCAGTCGAAAGCAGATGTACCGGCCTCAGGTCATCTCCCTCAATGAGTTGGTCGACACGCTCAACCCTGGGCTCAAAACGATCTTAGGGGAGCGATTTGCGCTCGAGGTGTCACAAGAGGACGAACTCCCGTCCGTTTCGGCAGATCCGGGCCATCTGCAACAGGTCTTGGAAAACCTGATCGTGAACGCCAGGGACGCGCAGACGGATGGAGGAACGGTGTTCCTCAAGACGTCCGCCCGGAGCGTATCCGTGGATGAGGCCTCTGAAGTCCCAGGACTGCGAGCCGGGTCCTACGTGGCTCTCTCCATCACGGACCAGGGGCCCGGAATCCCCCCCGAGGTGTTGAACCGAGTCTTCGAGCCCTTCTTTACGACCAAACCGATGGGGATCGGAACAGGGATGGGCCTTGCTGCGGTCTACGGTCTAGCGAAACAGAACGACGCATTCGTTTCGATCGACACGGAACTCGGTCGTGGCACCACGGTCACCCTTCTCGTGCCAGAAGAGGGAAGTGATCCCATCAAGGTCGGAGCGATCGGACAGACGGAGGTCCCCCGCGGGGACGGCTCCCGCGTCCTCGTGGTCGAAGACGAGGAAGGCGTCCGGGTCGTCGTGGTCAGAACCCTCCAGGTGCTAGGGTATGACGTCCTCGAGACCGAAAATGCAGACGCAGCCCTCGACCTTCCAGACGAGGCGCTGGCGTCTCTCTCGGCGCTGGTCACCGATGTGATTATGCCCGGTATGCAAGGACCGGAACTCGCTGACGCATTACGTCTCCGCTTCCCGGACCTTCCGACCCTGTTCATCTCCGGATATCAGGATCAATCGGGGGCGTTCGACTTCGAACCGGGATCGGGGCTGGCCTTTTTGGCCAAACCATTCACGCCACAGGAGCTGGGCTTTGCGTTGGCCGACCTCCTACGCAGTCTACCCGTCTCCTCAGACTAG
- a CDS encoding acyl-CoA synthetase — protein sequence MTPSLFERAETFRDRTAIIAPEGVFTYGNLLDVSATVATRLLAGRDDLEETRVCFLVPPSWEHIVTQWGILRAGGLAVPMAISHPSTELDYVLGDAEPEALVAHPKLLDRINIAADRRAIPVLQTPALVADGPVGELPTLLPARPAIMLYTSGTTGRPKGVVISHGNVSAQVTALSEAWAWNPDDHILLHLPLHHVHGIVNILTSALWNGALCEILPRFNPVDVWERLSRCDVTLYMAVPTIYRRLIEAWEDADAPTREAWSAGAKSCRLMISGSAALPVPTLERWEEITGQRLLERYGMTEIGMGLSNPLEGERRPGHVGHPLPGIEVRLVDDNDQPVSGDSAGRIQVRGPAVFAEYWRREEETAASFTDDGWFRTGDQAAISDGAYRILGRSSVDILKTGGEKISALEIEDVLRTHPAVADCAVVGVPDSDWGDRVCAAVVRNPSSAFDSEKLRAYAKERLAPYKVPKDILLVDDLPRNAMGKVTKPAIQELFVQHG from the coding sequence GTGACACCGTCATTGTTCGAGCGCGCGGAGACGTTCCGCGACCGAACCGCCATCATCGCCCCCGAAGGCGTTTTTACGTACGGCAATCTTTTGGACGTCTCGGCGACGGTGGCAACTCGACTGCTCGCCGGACGGGACGATCTAGAGGAAACTCGCGTTTGTTTCTTGGTTCCACCGAGTTGGGAGCACATCGTGACCCAATGGGGAATCTTGCGCGCAGGTGGCCTCGCGGTGCCCATGGCGATCTCGCATCCGTCGACCGAACTGGACTATGTCCTCGGTGACGCAGAGCCCGAAGCCCTTGTCGCCCATCCGAAGCTGTTAGACCGCATCAACATTGCGGCCGATCGTCGGGCCATCCCGGTCCTACAGACGCCCGCGCTCGTCGCCGATGGACCGGTGGGCGAGTTGCCTACCCTTCTGCCGGCTCGACCGGCCATCATGTTGTATACGTCAGGCACCACCGGCCGGCCAAAGGGTGTCGTGATCTCCCACGGCAACGTCTCCGCGCAGGTGACAGCCCTGTCGGAAGCTTGGGCGTGGAACCCTGACGACCACATCCTGCTTCACCTGCCGCTTCATCACGTCCATGGCATCGTCAACATCCTGACGTCTGCCCTGTGGAACGGCGCTCTGTGCGAGATACTCCCGCGTTTCAACCCAGTCGACGTGTGGGAGCGCCTGTCCCGGTGTGATGTCACCCTCTACATGGCTGTGCCCACCATCTACCGACGTCTGATCGAAGCCTGGGAGGACGCAGACGCACCGACACGTGAGGCGTGGAGTGCCGGGGCCAAGTCATGCCGCCTGATGATCTCCGGATCGGCGGCACTTCCCGTTCCGACACTGGAACGTTGGGAAGAGATCACCGGCCAGAGACTCCTGGAACGATACGGGATGACGGAAATCGGCATGGGCCTCTCTAACCCTCTGGAAGGAGAGCGCCGTCCGGGTCATGTCGGTCACCCGCTGCCGGGGATCGAGGTTCGCTTGGTGGACGACAACGACCAGCCGGTATCGGGCGATTCTGCAGGACGAATTCAAGTCCGTGGCCCCGCTGTCTTCGCCGAATACTGGAGACGAGAAGAAGAGACAGCGGCCTCCTTTACCGACGACGGATGGTTCCGCACCGGCGACCAGGCGGCCATCTCGGATGGGGCATACCGGATCCTCGGCCGGTCCAGCGTGGACATTTTAAAGACCGGTGGAGAGAAGATCTCCGCCCTCGAGATCGAGGACGTCCTGAGAACCCATCCTGCTGTGGCCGACTGCGCCGTGGTCGGCGTCCCCGACTCGGACTGGGGGGACCGAGTGTGCGCAGCCGTGGTCCGGAACCCCTCCAGCGCCTTTGACTCCGAGAAATTGAGAGCTTACGCGAAGGAGCGCTTGGCGCCCTACAAGGTGCCCAAGGACATTCTCCTCGTGGACGACCTGCCCCGGAATGCGATGGGCAAGGTCACCAAGCCGGCGATCCAAGAGCTGTTCGTTCAGCATGGCTAG